The Thermocrinis ruber genomic sequence ATACTTGCCTGCACCCACTATCCCCTATTAAAAGAGACCATAAGGGAGTACATGGGAGATGTGGAGATTGTGGATTCTGCCCAAGCGGTTGCCCAAGAAGTCAAAAAGTTGGCAAAGAACGAAGGGAATGGGACCCTGAGGCTCTTTTTTACCGACAACTCGCCCAACCTAAGCCATCTTATAAAGCTGATCCTTGGAGAGGAGCAAAGCTACGAGATCATACCTGTCCTTTGTAAGCTCTGAACATGCGCGCCTTAGTGCAAAGGGTAAAGGCCTCTTGGGTGGTGGTGGACGGTAAAGAGGTGGGGAGAATAGAAAAGGGACTGAACATACTTCTTGGAGTCAGGGCGGGAGACACGGAGGAGAAGGTGGATAAGCTGGTGGAAAAGGTGGTGCATCTTAGAATATTTGAGGATGAAAGGGGTAAGTTTCAGTATTCCCTCTTGGATGTGAAGGGTTCCGCCCTTGTGGTTTCCCAATTTACCCTTTATGCCAACACCCAAAAGGGCAGAAGACCCAGCTTTGAGGAGGCAGAAAAGCCAGAGAAGGCAAAAGAACTTTATGAACTCTTTGTCAAAAAGCTTTCCCAATATGTGCCCGTGCAGACGGGCATCTTTGGTGCCCATATGGAGGTCTTCATAATAAACGACGGACCCGTAACTATCCTTTTGGAAGTTTAAAGTTCAATCTCCAAGAGCATACCAAAGGGCACTGCCAGACCACTCAGATATAGGGCTCCCGGTCTAAGAAGAGGCAATAAGTTCAAAAGCCCCCAATCCCTCTCTCCGAAGAACACGGACACCGCATCTAAGTCGTTCTTGGAAACCAAACGGAATATGGCTTGTGTGTTCATCTGGGAAAGTATGTATTTATTCAAGTTTGCAGGTCTTTGGGTTATGGCTATAAGGCCAACGCCAAACTTTCTACCCTCCAAGGCTATCCTCTTTGTCATCTGAAGGGCTATGTTTTCCCTTCCTGTAGGAATGTCAATGGCACCCCTCTCCGGTGCAAAGTTGTGGGCTTCTTCAAGGACTATGATCCGCCTCCTGCCATCCTTCATTGAAGAGAGGAATATCTCCTTCATGATTAGCCCCACTATGTTCAGGCGGGACTCTGGGTCTGCCAGATCGCTCAAATCACATATAACCAGCGGACTTTTAGAATTCACCACCTCCTTTGCCCTTTCCCATACTAGCCTTTGATTTCTTACTGCGTCCTCTCCAAAGTCCCTTGAGAGGAGCCCCAAAAGGTCCTCCGCCTGCTCTCTAATGTCCGCGGGTGCATCAAGGAGAATATCCTCCAAACTCCTTTCACTGTAGGCGATCTTTTCTAGGTCTGGCTTTAGGGACCTTCTTATTTTCCCAAAGAAAGCCCGCTCTTGGGAAGACCTTTCTCCCACTTCAAAGCCATACCTCTTAAACAGCTCCTTTATGTCCTCTGCACCTACGGGAAAGAGGGTATAGGGAAACTTCACATAATCTATGAATTCCTCGTTTTCTTTTAGCTTTTTGAAATACTCTCCAAAGAGGTCTATGACAAAAACTTGGGCGTAGCCTTTGTCCTTTATGTCCTTTAAAAGCCGAATCACAAAGGTGGTCTTCCCAGAACCAGTGGTGCCAAGCACCGCCATGTGCATGGTGGCGATCTTTGTAAGGTCCAAGTAGGCGGGTGTGCCCACACCAAAGAGCTTGCCCGCAAAGACCTTAACCTCCATAGGATAGCCAGACATGTTAGTGCCCATAAGTTCCTTCAATTCCTCCTCTTCTTCCATCCTTACAAACTGGGTGCCCACCTCCAAAGTCTTCAAGGGAACTCCAAAGAGGCTCTCCTTTTCCTTTTCCC encodes the following:
- a CDS encoding helicase HerA domain-containing protein, which translates into the protein MDALIDKLIREVSQVQNSLKVASPWIKGEVLEELIKALKPQVKLEVILRAGERRDLEITDYRVFRAIRDFGGEVYINPRLHAKFLIMDERKAYVGSANLTYSGTVEGNLEAMVLVEEEEKIKELLALWELLKGSSIKLDKNTVAVALRAYSSTELEVLLLEDLPEESFLKVNTDKGFLVCKLRNVSTLGPDSLSLKLSSLQKDWVVALINSMAEESGRIKVGKVYVVCEYIKHREKEKESLFGVPLKTLEVGTQFVRMEEEEELKELMGTNMSGYPMEVKVFAGKLFGVGTPAYLDLTKIATMHMAVLGTTGSGKTTFVIRLLKDIKDKGYAQVFVIDLFGEYFKKLKENEEFIDYVKFPYTLFPVGAEDIKELFKRYGFEVGERSSQERAFFGKIRRSLKPDLEKIAYSERSLEDILLDAPADIREQAEDLLGLLSRDFGEDAVRNQRLVWERAKEVVNSKSPLVICDLSDLADPESRLNIVGLIMKEIFLSSMKDGRRRIIVLEEAHNFAPERGAIDIPTGRENIALQMTKRIALEGRKFGVGLIAITQRPANLNKYILSQMNTQAIFRLVSKNDLDAVSVFFGERDWGLLNLLPLLRPGALYLSGLAVPFGMLLEIEL
- the dtd gene encoding D-aminoacyl-tRNA deacylase is translated as MRALVQRVKASWVVVDGKEVGRIEKGLNILLGVRAGDTEEKVDKLVEKVVHLRIFEDERGKFQYSLLDVKGSALVVSQFTLYANTQKGRRPSFEEAEKPEKAKELYELFVKKLSQYVPVQTGIFGAHMEVFIINDGPVTILLEV